The Salvelinus namaycush isolate Seneca unplaced genomic scaffold, SaNama_1.0 Scaffold3632, whole genome shotgun sequence DNA window ggggaaacattttaatgtcttggaatggcctagtcaaagcccagacctcaatccaattgagaatctgtggtatgacttaaagattgctgtacatcagcggaacccatccaacttgaaggagctggagcagttttaccttgaagaatgggcaaaaatcccagtggctacatttgccaagtttatagagacataccccaagagacttgcagctctaattgctgcaaaatgtgactctacaaagtattgactttgggggggtgaatagttatgcacgctcaagttttcagtttttttgtcttatttattgtttgtttcacaataaaaaatattttgcatcttcaaagtggtaggcatgttgtgtaaatcaaatgatacaaaccccacaaaaatctattttaattccaggatgtaaggcaacaaaatggaaaaaatgtcaagggggtgaatactttcacaagccactgtaggtCGGAGGATGGTGAGACGTGTAGGTCGGGTGATGGTGAGACGTGTAGGTCGGGTGATGGTGAGACGTGTAGGTCGGGTGATGGTGAGACGTGTAGGTCGGGTGATGGTGAGACGTGTAGGTCGGGGGGATGGTGAGACGTGTAGGTCGGGTGATGGTGAGACGTGTAGGTCGGAGGATGCTGAGACGTGTAGGTCGGGTGATGGTGAGACGTGTAGGTCGGAGGATGCTGAGACGTGTAGGTCGGGTGAAGGTGAGACGTGTAGGTCGGGTGAAGGTGAGACGTGTAGGTCGGGTGAGGGTGATGTGTAGGTCGGGTGATGGTGAGATGTGTAGGTCGGGGGGATGGTGAGATGTGTAGGTTGGATGATGGTGAGATGTGTAGGTCGGGGGGATGGTGAGATGTGTAGGTTGGATGATGGTGAGATGTGTAGGTCGGATGATGGTGAGATGTGTAGGTCGGGGGATGGTGAGATGTGTAGGTCGGGTGATGGTGAGATGTGTAGGTCGGGTGATGGTGAGACGTGTAGGTCGGGTGATGGTGAGACGTGTAGGTCGGGGGGATGGTGAGATGTGTAGGTCGGGGGGATGGTGAGATGTGTAGGTCGGGTGATGGTGAGATGTGTAGGTCGGGGGGATGGTGAGATGTGTAGGTCGGGTGATGGTGAGATGTGTAGGTCGGGGGGATGGTGAGATGTGTAGGTCGGGGGGATGGTGAGATGTGTAGGTCGGGGGATGGTGAGATGTGTAGGTCGGGGGGATGGTGAGATGTGTAGGTCGGGGGGATGGTGAGATGTGTAGGTCGGGTGATGGTGAGATGTGTAGGTCGGGGGGATGGTGAGATGTGTAGGTCGGGGGGATGGTGAGATGTGTAGGTCGGGTGATGGTGAGATGTGTAGGTCGGGTGATGGTGAGATGTGTAGGTCGGGTGAAGGTGAGATGTGTAGGTCGGGGGATGGTGAGATGTGTAGGTCGGGTGATGGTGAGATGTGTAGGTCGGGGGGATGGTGAGATGTGTAGGTCGGGGGATGGTGAGATGTGTAGGTCGGGTGATGGTGAGACGTGTAGGTCGGGTGAAGGTGAGACGTGTAGGTCGGGGGGATGGTGAGATGTGTAGGCCGGGTGATGGTGAGACGTGTAGGTCGGGGGGATGGTGAGATGTGTAGGTCGGGGGGATGGTGAGATGTGTAGGTCGGGTGATGGTGAGATGTGTAGGTcgggtgatggtgatggtgagaTGTGTAGGTCGGGGGGTGGTGAGATGTGTAGGTCGGGGGGATGGTGAGATGTGTAGGTCGGGTGATGGTGAGATGTGTAGGTCGGGTGAAGGTGAGATGTGTAGGTCGGGGGATGGTGAGATGTGTAGGTCGGGTGATGGTGAGATGTGTAGGTCGGGGGGATGGTGAGATGTGTAGGTCGGGTGAAGGTGAGATGTGTAGGTCGGGGGATGGTGAGACGTGTAGGTCGGGTGATGGTGAGATGTGTAGGTCGGGGGGATGGTGAGATGTGTAGGTCGGGTGAAGGTGAGACGTGTAGGTCGGGGGGATGGTGAGATGTGTAGGTCGGGGGATGGTGAGATGTGTAGGTcgggtgatggtgatggtgagaTGTGTAGGTCGGGGGGGTGGTGAGATGTGTAGGTCGGGTGAAGGTGAGATGTGTAGGTCGGGGGATGGTGAGATGTGTAGGTCGGGGGGATGGTGAGATGTGTAGGTCGGGGGATGGTGAGATGTGTAGGGCGGGGGGATGGTG harbors:
- the LOC120040566 gene encoding extensin-like, yielding MPHLHSTYTSHLHPTYTSHHPPTYTSHHPPTYTSHHHPTYTSHHPPDLHISPSPDLHISPSPDLHISPSPDLHISPSPRPTHLTFTRPTHLTIPRPTHLTFTRPTRLTIPRPTHLTFTRPTHLTIPPTYTSHHHPTYTSHHPPALHISPSPDLHISPSPRPTHLTIPRPTHLTFTRPTHLTTPPTYTSHHHHHPTYTSHHPPTYTSHHPPDLHVSPSPDLHISPSPRPTHLTITRPTRLTIPRPTHLTFTRPTHLTIPPTYTSHHHPTYTSHHPPTYTSHLHPTYTSHHHPTYTSHHPPDLHISPPPDLHISPSPSPDLHISPSPDLHISPSPRPTHLTIPPTYTSHHHPAYTSHHPPDLHVSPSPDLHVSPSPDLHISPSPDLHISPSPRPTHLTITRPTHLTIPRPTHLTFTRPTHLTITRPTHLTITRPTHLTIPPTYTSHHPPDLHISPSPDLHISPSPRPTHLTIPPTYTSHHPPTYTSHHPPDLHISPSPRPTHLTITRPTHLTIPPTYTSHHHPTYTSHHPPDLHISPSPRPTRLTITRPTRLTITRPTHLTITRPTHLTIPRPTHLTIIRPTHLTIIQPTHLTIPPTYTSHHHPTYTSHHPPDLHISPSPDLHITLTRPTRLTFTRPTRLTFTRPTRLSILRPTRLTITRPTRLSILRPTRLTITRPTRLTIPPTYTSHHHPTYTSHHHPTYTSHHHPTYTSHHHPTYTSHHPPTYSGL